The following proteins are co-located in the Spirosoma montaniterrae genome:
- a CDS encoding bleomycin resistance protein has product MLTATHPKLPMRDKAATKDFYLTKLGFTVFGNTDHANYLMVEKDGLQLHFFAHPDLDPAENYGQVYIRTNDIDALYASLPGGQTIVHPNDPLQLKPWGQKEFSVLDPDNNLLTFGQSF; this is encoded by the coding sequence ATGCTAACCGCGACACATCCCAAATTGCCCATGCGGGACAAGGCCGCAACTAAAGATTTTTACCTGACTAAGCTGGGCTTCACCGTGTTTGGCAACACCGACCATGCCAACTACCTGATGGTAGAGAAAGACGGCCTGCAACTTCATTTCTTCGCCCACCCCGACCTCGACCCAGCCGAAAACTACGGGCAGGTCTACATTCGCACCAATGACATCGACGCGTTGTATGCATCCTTGCCGGGCGGTCAAACTATTGTTCACCCCAATGACCCCTTGCAGCTAAAGCCCTGGGGACAGAAAGAGTTTTCGGTACTCGACCCCGACAATAATCTCCTGACGTTTGGGCAAAGTTTTTAA
- a CDS encoding diacylglycerol/lipid kinase family protein, whose amino-acid sequence MAKRSTVLAIINPLSGTTSLAQKTALRDAFLRRAESLDFDADAVFTEHPGHATELATAAVAQSVSRILAIGGDGTINETARALRRAPTALGIVPVGSGNGLARHLGIPLNPTQAVEHALVGRPVVIDSGEVSGHPFFCTAGLGFEAYVAHLFARQPVRGLPTYIRTAFGAFWNYQPGSYVIDDQERTLFSLTFANAGQFGNNAWMAPTANIADGRLDQCEIRPFPAQMSGLLMWRLFNKTLNRSAYWRGQTITRATVESNGPLLIHADGEPLTLPDGRAEVKVLPSSLLVLL is encoded by the coding sequence ATGGCGAAACGATCCACTGTCCTGGCGATCATCAATCCGCTGTCGGGTACTACTTCACTGGCGCAGAAGACGGCCCTGCGCGATGCGTTTCTGCGCCGGGCCGAGTCGCTCGATTTTGATGCCGACGCGGTGTTTACCGAACACCCCGGCCATGCTACCGAACTGGCAACGGCGGCTGTGGCCCAAAGTGTAAGCCGCATACTGGCTATTGGGGGCGATGGCACCATTAATGAAACGGCGCGGGCCTTGCGCCGGGCACCCACTGCCCTCGGTATAGTACCCGTTGGGTCGGGCAACGGGCTGGCCCGGCATCTTGGCATTCCGCTCAATCCTACACAAGCCGTTGAACACGCATTGGTGGGCCGACCGGTAGTGATCGACAGTGGCGAGGTGAGCGGGCATCCGTTTTTCTGTACTGCCGGGCTGGGTTTTGAAGCCTACGTAGCGCATTTGTTTGCCCGGCAACCCGTGCGCGGTTTGCCTACCTACATCCGCACAGCTTTTGGCGCATTCTGGAACTACCAGCCAGGCAGCTATGTGATTGATGATCAGGAGAGAACCCTATTCTCACTGACGTTTGCCAACGCTGGGCAGTTTGGTAATAACGCCTGGATGGCCCCTACGGCCAACATTGCCGACGGGCGGCTCGATCAGTGCGAAATTCGCCCGTTTCCGGCGCAAATGAGCGGTTTGCTAATGTGGCGATTGTTCAATAAGACCCTGAACCGGTCGGCGTACTGGCGCGGGCAAACGATTACGAGAGCCACAGTCGAAAGTAACGGTCCGCTACTAATCCACGCCGACGGCGAACCCCTGACGCTGCCCGATGGTCGCGCCGAGGTAAAGGTGTTGCCGAGTAGTTTATTGGTATTGCTGTGA
- the fabG gene encoding 3-oxoacyl-ACP reductase FabG: MRLQDKVAIITGAARGIGQGAADVFCREGATVVIWDVLPEGEATAQTLRDAGYRCDFMHVSTTDVPAIEAAAREVFDRYGRIDVLINNAGITRDKTLLKMSFDEWQQVIDVNLSGVFNCTKVIAPYMVEQQYGRIICTSSINGVHGAFGQTNYAAAKAGIIGMVRSWAKELGPKGITANAVAPGFIQTAMTDAMPEAVRNAAVATVPVRRIGKPEDIAYAYLYLASDEASFVNGHVLAVNGGQAI; the protein is encoded by the coding sequence ATGAGACTACAGGACAAAGTTGCTATTATAACCGGCGCAGCCCGTGGCATCGGGCAGGGTGCCGCCGACGTATTTTGCCGCGAAGGAGCCACAGTTGTTATCTGGGACGTACTGCCCGAAGGTGAAGCCACGGCCCAAACCCTGCGCGATGCAGGCTACCGCTGCGACTTCATGCATGTCAGCACAACCGATGTACCCGCCATCGAAGCAGCCGCCCGCGAGGTGTTCGACCGCTATGGCCGCATCGACGTTCTGATTAACAACGCCGGTATCACCCGCGACAAAACGTTGCTGAAAATGTCGTTCGATGAATGGCAGCAGGTTATCGACGTGAACCTGTCGGGCGTGTTCAATTGCACGAAGGTGATTGCCCCCTACATGGTAGAGCAGCAGTATGGCCGCATCATCTGCACCTCGTCGATCAACGGCGTACACGGCGCGTTTGGGCAAACCAACTATGCGGCTGCCAAAGCGGGTATTATCGGTATGGTGCGGTCGTGGGCTAAAGAACTCGGTCCGAAAGGCATTACGGCCAATGCCGTTGCGCCGGGCTTCATCCAGACCGCCATGACCGACGCTATGCCCGAAGCCGTTCGGAACGCGGCAGTTGCCACTGTGCCTGTCCGGCGTATCGGCAAACCCGAAGACATCGCTTATGCCTATTTGTATTTGGCGTCTGACGAAGCCTCATTTGTGAACGGCCACGTACTGGCCGTAAACGGCGGACAGGCTATTTAA
- a CDS encoding NADPH:quinone oxidoreductase family protein → MKAILCQQYGPPEQLVLADVPSPEATTGQVVIQVEACGVNFPDTLMIEGRYQFKPPFPFSPGGEVSGVVTQVGEGVSHLAVGQRVFSLTGHGGFAEEVVTSAATTLPMPDGMDYVTAASTMYTYGTSYHALKDRANLQPGETLLVLGAAGGVGLAAVQLGTLMGSRVIAAASTDEKLAICRQLGAAETINYTTENLRDRIKELTAGNGVDVVYDPVGDRYAEPAIRSLAWRGRYLVIGFAAGDIPSIPLNLALLKGASIVGVFWGAFAQREPKISMQNFQQILARILSGQLKQHIYKTYSLAEAPTALRDLMERRVVGKAVVTVNS, encoded by the coding sequence ATGAAAGCTATACTTTGTCAACAATACGGCCCACCTGAACAACTTGTATTAGCCGACGTGCCATCGCCCGAGGCTACTACAGGGCAAGTTGTGATCCAGGTCGAAGCCTGTGGCGTTAATTTCCCTGACACGCTGATGATTGAAGGCCGCTATCAGTTTAAGCCACCGTTTCCGTTTTCGCCCGGTGGCGAAGTGTCGGGCGTGGTAACGCAGGTAGGTGAAGGCGTTTCTCACCTGGCTGTTGGTCAGCGGGTTTTCTCGCTGACGGGCCACGGCGGTTTTGCGGAAGAGGTGGTCACGAGTGCGGCCACTACGCTGCCCATGCCTGACGGGATGGACTACGTAACGGCGGCTTCGACTATGTACACCTACGGCACCTCGTACCATGCGCTGAAAGACCGCGCCAATCTGCAACCCGGCGAAACCCTGCTGGTGCTGGGTGCTGCCGGGGGCGTTGGGCTGGCGGCTGTGCAACTCGGTACGTTGATGGGGAGCCGCGTCATTGCCGCAGCCTCTACCGATGAGAAATTAGCCATTTGCCGACAGCTTGGAGCCGCCGAAACCATTAATTATACCACCGAAAACCTCCGCGACCGCATCAAGGAGTTAACCGCTGGCAACGGCGTCGACGTGGTGTATGACCCCGTTGGCGACCGCTATGCCGAACCGGCTATCCGGTCGCTGGCCTGGCGGGGGCGGTATCTGGTGATTGGTTTTGCGGCTGGCGACATTCCGAGTATTCCGCTCAATCTGGCCCTGCTGAAAGGCGCGTCGATTGTGGGTGTGTTCTGGGGAGCCTTTGCGCAGCGTGAGCCGAAGATAAGTATGCAGAATTTTCAGCAGATTCTGGCCCGGATTTTGTCGGGCCAACTGAAACAACACATCTATAAAACTTATTCATTAGCTGAAGCTCCCACCGCTCTCCGCGATCTTATGGAACGCCGGGTTGTGGGGAAAGCAGTCGTGACAGTAAACAGCTAA
- a CDS encoding YybH family protein, translated as MKQLVLLTLLSLVTFPVFSQSGGTPSSASAAANRRAILQILKRQTEDWNDGHIDKFMVGYWQSDSLTFVGKAGITYGYRATLDNYIKRYPNRASMGSLKFDILQLDFPAPNVAYVIGRFHLTRPEVGDASGHFTLLWRKIKNRWVIVSDHSS; from the coding sequence ATGAAACAGCTCGTCCTTCTTACCTTACTTTCTCTCGTTACGTTTCCCGTATTCAGCCAGTCGGGTGGCACACCGTCGTCGGCTTCAGCAGCAGCCAACCGGCGGGCTATCCTGCAAATTCTCAAACGCCAGACCGAAGACTGGAACGATGGGCACATCGACAAGTTTATGGTTGGCTACTGGCAATCAGATTCGCTGACCTTTGTGGGTAAGGCCGGGATTACCTACGGCTACCGCGCCACCCTCGACAACTACATAAAACGCTATCCGAACCGGGCATCGATGGGGTCGCTTAAATTTGATATTCTCCAGCTCGACTTTCCGGCCCCAAACGTGGCCTACGTGATCGGGCGTTTTCATCTTACCCGCCCCGAAGTAGGCGATGCCAGCGGCCATTTTACGCTGCTATGGCGCAAAATCAAAAACCGCTGGGTCATTGTCAGCGACCATAGTAGTTGA
- a CDS encoding acyltransferase family protein, whose amino-acid sequence MLKTLFSLGASQQKRVFGLDVMRALAILIVVDAHATIALKEYYTAPFWHNLLPDGVELFFVLSGFLIGGILIRSYEKQGRFDRSLLLNFWTRRWFRTLPAYYLVLVGLIVLALLRAWRSGLHHTLPEKGTLIHYFFFVQNFARTIPDFFPETWSLAIEEWSYITLPLLLWAMQTLLPAHWPRQRIILSAILFIIIGTNLLRFTVALQYPISASELGFRGIVLMRLDAIAYGVLAAYAKHYFPAQWTNEKLRRRLLIIGLVLTGLAAFTASIVVLAFYVDIGIYPAYVFYKRTFYFLVIGLSMTLLMPFMDGWRSASGLWARFGIARAITHISLISYSMYLLNLTPIMLTFLERVPTTSWEVGWLKVGVFWALVLVLSTLLFKFFERPVTELRERLSKKEPTQLVVKS is encoded by the coding sequence ATGCTGAAGACTTTATTTTCGCTCGGAGCGTCGCAACAGAAACGCGTGTTCGGGTTAGATGTGATGCGGGCACTCGCGATTTTGATCGTGGTAGATGCACACGCCACGATTGCGCTGAAAGAGTATTACACGGCTCCGTTCTGGCACAATCTGCTGCCCGATGGTGTCGAGTTGTTTTTTGTACTGAGTGGCTTTCTGATTGGCGGTATCCTGATTCGCTCGTATGAAAAGCAGGGCCGCTTCGACCGCTCGCTGCTGCTGAATTTCTGGACGCGCCGGTGGTTCCGAACGCTGCCCGCTTATTACCTCGTGCTGGTCGGTCTGATTGTACTGGCCTTGCTGCGGGCGTGGCGTAGTGGCCTGCACCATACGCTGCCCGAAAAAGGTACGCTCATACACTATTTCTTTTTCGTCCAGAATTTTGCCCGTACCATTCCCGATTTCTTTCCCGAAACCTGGAGTTTAGCCATTGAAGAGTGGTCGTACATCACGCTGCCACTGTTGCTGTGGGCTATGCAAACGCTGCTGCCCGCCCACTGGCCCCGTCAGCGGATCATCTTGTCGGCTATTCTGTTTATCATTATCGGTACCAATCTGCTGCGGTTTACGGTGGCATTGCAGTATCCTATTTCGGCCAGCGAACTCGGCTTTCGCGGAATCGTGCTCATGCGCTTAGATGCCATTGCCTACGGCGTGCTGGCGGCTTATGCCAAACATTATTTCCCGGCGCAGTGGACTAACGAGAAACTACGCCGTCGGCTGTTGATTATCGGGCTGGTGCTGACAGGCTTAGCCGCGTTTACAGCCTCCATTGTGGTGCTGGCTTTTTACGTTGACATCGGCATTTATCCGGCCTATGTGTTCTACAAACGAACGTTTTATTTCCTCGTCATCGGTCTGAGTATGACGCTGTTGATGCCATTCATGGACGGCTGGCGAAGTGCATCCGGCCTTTGGGCGCGATTTGGTATTGCGCGGGCTATTACGCACATCAGCCTGATTTCATATTCCATGTACCTGCTCAACCTGACGCCGATCATGCTGACGTTTCTGGAACGTGTTCCCACTACATCATGGGAGGTAGGCTGGCTGAAAGTTGGCGTGTTCTGGGCATTGGTACTGGTGCTGTCAACACTGCTGTTCAAGTTCTTTGAACGCCCCGTTACCGAACTGCGGGAACGCCTATCGAAGAAAGAACCGACGCAGTTGGTAGTTAAAAGTTAA
- a CDS encoding MaoC family dehydratase — MDFALDAVHRYAFRFSQADVIDFARVTGDNNPLHLDAEYAATTPFKRPIIHGMLGASVFTKVLGTEFPGYGSVYLGQTLEFLRPMFVDTDYEATFTVKSVNPDKHTADILGEIRDVQTNKITTRGMATLMHREKI; from the coding sequence ATGGACTTCGCTCTCGACGCCGTTCACCGGTACGCCTTCCGGTTTTCGCAAGCCGATGTTATAGATTTTGCCCGCGTTACGGGCGACAATAACCCGCTGCATCTCGACGCAGAATACGCAGCCACTACGCCTTTCAAACGACCCATCATCCACGGAATGCTTGGTGCCAGCGTATTCACCAAAGTCCTCGGCACCGAATTTCCCGGTTATGGGTCAGTGTATCTGGGGCAGACGCTGGAGTTTCTGCGGCCCATGTTTGTCGATACTGATTACGAAGCCACGTTCACCGTAAAGAGCGTCAACCCCGACAAACACACTGCCGACATTCTGGGCGAAATCCGCGACGTTCAAACCAACAAAATTACTACGCGTGGCATGGCAACGCTGATGCACAGGGAGAAAATTTAG
- a CDS encoding DUF4270 family protein — MVNRFWPERTSYMALLAGLWLLVACQSGDTDLGLAVVKPDELAVEYLDTLSVYASTVMVPDTFTTSTDSTVLIGRWQDAQTGTVSAKAFTSVDYNSAHTLPEQTGIRFDSLVLELGYTFTHGDTLSLFSMAVHSLETTFEDGKTYDNVSSLPYQAAPLVQQAFRPQLVRGKRQARLRLPDALSRDFYNRLVNKQINDQSSMVDYWKGFALLGQSAGNAFLGFNLLRATSGLRLYYHGNDLNQTRYELRFPMEYHRFTQLTSNLSGSALQSLRSRTDAISSRQTGNVSFISAGAGLRTRLDIPALSQFSKPDRYVALNRAELVVQPVGVLRNDNALPPIRLTLYETNNRQELLASVPGGASGSSAVLATYGWYYNDLEQRDQYAFDLTGYVNNALLRQAPARALLLMEPVEQLSLTNRIRRVTIGDQRHATDKLRLRLLYTVNQGRQ; from the coding sequence ATGGTGAATAGATTCTGGCCCGAACGAACCAGCTATATGGCCTTGCTGGCGGGGCTATGGCTGCTGGTTGCCTGCCAGTCGGGTGATACAGACCTCGGTCTGGCCGTAGTGAAACCCGATGAATTAGCTGTCGAATACCTCGACACGCTGTCGGTATACGCGTCGACGGTGATGGTGCCCGACACCTTCACCACCTCAACCGACAGCACGGTGCTGATTGGCCGCTGGCAGGACGCACAAACGGGTACTGTATCGGCAAAGGCGTTTACGTCGGTCGATTATAATTCGGCGCACACGTTGCCTGAACAAACGGGTATTCGCTTCGACTCGCTGGTGCTGGAACTGGGTTATACCTTCACGCACGGCGATACGCTATCGTTGTTCTCAATGGCCGTACATTCGCTTGAAACTACGTTTGAAGACGGGAAAACCTACGACAACGTGTCGTCATTACCGTATCAGGCCGCACCGTTGGTTCAACAGGCATTTCGTCCGCAATTGGTACGCGGCAAACGGCAGGCACGGCTCCGGCTACCCGATGCCCTATCCCGCGATTTTTATAACCGGCTGGTAAATAAGCAGATCAATGACCAAAGTAGCATGGTCGATTACTGGAAAGGATTTGCCTTGCTTGGTCAGTCGGCGGGCAATGCTTTTCTGGGATTTAACTTACTCCGGGCTACGTCGGGGCTGCGGCTGTATTACCACGGCAACGACCTCAACCAAACCAGGTATGAATTACGTTTTCCGATGGAGTATCATCGGTTTACGCAACTCACCAGCAACCTGAGCGGGTCGGCCCTGCAATCGCTGCGTAGCCGTACCGACGCCATCAGCAGCCGCCAGACCGGGAACGTTAGTTTTATTTCGGCGGGGGCCGGGCTGCGTACCCGGCTCGACATTCCGGCACTGAGTCAGTTTTCCAAACCTGACCGCTACGTGGCTCTGAACCGGGCCGAACTGGTTGTACAGCCCGTTGGTGTGTTACGGAACGATAACGCGCTGCCGCCCATTCGGCTCACCCTCTACGAAACCAACAACCGACAGGAATTGCTGGCATCGGTGCCGGGGGGAGCCAGTGGTTCGTCGGCAGTGCTGGCTACCTACGGCTGGTATTACAATGACCTCGAACAGCGCGATCAGTATGCCTTCGACCTGACGGGTTATGTCAACAACGCCCTGCTTCGACAGGCTCCCGCACGAGCCTTGCTACTCATGGAACCCGTTGAGCAACTGAGTTTAACGAACCGAATTCGGCGCGTTACAATCGGCGACCAACGCCACGCGACCGACAAACTCAGGCTCCGGTTGCTGTACACGGTGAATCAGGGCAGACAATAG
- a CDS encoding DUF4907 domain-containing protein gives MMKTNPIRQRAVGRWQWVIWLLAGGLLIAYGYHQQQTDELAVTVFRTNAGWGYNVQRSRQIVIHQPVVPGQSGGAAFGSEAQARRVGECVAEKLREGQFPPTLTQSELQALGIVTD, from the coding sequence ATGATGAAAACTAACCCAATACGCCAACGGGCCGTTGGGCGGTGGCAGTGGGTTATCTGGCTATTGGCAGGTGGTTTACTGATCGCCTACGGATATCACCAGCAACAGACCGACGAACTGGCCGTGACGGTGTTTCGCACCAACGCGGGCTGGGGCTACAACGTGCAGCGAAGCCGGCAGATAGTAATTCATCAGCCTGTTGTGCCGGGGCAGTCGGGCGGGGCTGCGTTTGGCAGCGAAGCACAGGCCCGGCGCGTGGGCGAATGTGTTGCAGAGAAACTTCGGGAAGGGCAGTTTCCACCCACCTTAACCCAGTCTGAATTGCAGGCGTTGGGAATAGTAACTGATTAG
- a CDS encoding Kelch repeat-containing protein, whose amino-acid sequence MRRYTTSLCGLLWLAVCWAGVSCSDDSDSSVRGDWRRRSDFEGVARNAASSFVIGSIAYVGTGSNSDNERLRDFWAYDPNRNTWTQLADYGGVGRNAAVGFSVGTKGYIGTGLNENGDRLRDFWEFDPTTNRWTRIADFGGTARRNAVAFATAAKGYVGTGYDGNFVKDFWAYDPAQKQWQKIASYGGSKRIGAVSFVIDNIAYVGTGNNNGLAENDWWAYDPATDLWIEKEDFDDDHAISRSYGVGFSVGQRGYVVLGDVANMATWEYNPATDTWEGLGNFEGANRQYACGFGIAGKGYITTGGSGSSRFDDLWEFDPANEQDDEN is encoded by the coding sequence ATGCGGAGGTATACCACAAGCCTGTGCGGACTTCTCTGGCTGGCTGTATGCTGGGCAGGCGTTAGCTGTTCCGACGATTCCGACTCATCGGTGCGGGGCGACTGGCGACGCCGATCCGACTTTGAGGGTGTGGCCCGCAATGCCGCCAGCAGCTTTGTGATTGGCAGTATTGCGTATGTAGGCACTGGTTCTAACTCCGACAATGAACGGCTGCGCGATTTCTGGGCCTATGACCCCAACCGCAATACCTGGACGCAACTGGCCGATTACGGGGGTGTGGGCCGCAATGCTGCCGTTGGCTTTTCGGTTGGCACGAAAGGGTATATCGGCACGGGCCTGAACGAAAACGGCGACCGCCTGCGCGATTTCTGGGAGTTTGACCCAACCACCAACCGCTGGACGCGAATTGCCGATTTTGGGGGTACGGCCCGGCGAAATGCCGTTGCTTTTGCCACCGCTGCGAAAGGTTACGTAGGCACGGGCTACGACGGTAATTTCGTCAAAGATTTCTGGGCCTATGATCCGGCGCAGAAACAGTGGCAGAAGATAGCCAGTTACGGCGGCAGCAAGCGCATCGGAGCCGTGTCGTTCGTGATCGACAACATCGCTTATGTGGGTACGGGCAACAACAATGGGCTGGCCGAAAACGACTGGTGGGCCTACGACCCCGCTACGGATTTATGGATTGAAAAAGAAGATTTCGACGACGACCACGCCATTTCCCGTAGCTACGGTGTAGGCTTCAGCGTGGGGCAGCGCGGCTACGTGGTACTTGGCGACGTAGCCAATATGGCCACCTGGGAGTACAACCCCGCCACCGACACCTGGGAAGGGTTAGGCAATTTTGAAGGGGCTAACCGGCAATATGCCTGCGGCTTTGGTATTGCGGGTAAAGGCTATATCACCACTGGCGGCAGTGGTTCAAGCCGTTTCGATGATTTGTGGGAGTTTGATCCAGCTAACGAACAGGATGATGAAAACTAA
- a CDS encoding LytR/AlgR family response regulator transcription factor — MKPIRCLAVDDEPLALALLADNIGKVPFLTLAATCDDPLEALAVLERESIDLLFLDIQMPGLTGTQLLQGLINRPPVILITAYEQYALEGFNLSVLDYLLKPVDFSRFLQAAQKAQRFIQPTEQMAPAADDFFFVNSDYSLVRIQVGSVLYVEGLKDYVKIYTTQHSRPVLSRMTLKAMEELLSRPRFVRIHRSYIVSINHVEVIRRHKITLAGVSIPLGEQYAPGLYELLNLNPRTISE; from the coding sequence TTGAAACCTATTCGCTGCTTAGCCGTCGATGATGAGCCACTGGCTCTGGCGTTACTGGCCGATAACATCGGTAAAGTGCCTTTTTTAACGTTAGCCGCCACCTGCGACGATCCGCTGGAGGCTTTGGCCGTACTCGAACGCGAATCCATCGACCTGTTGTTTCTGGACATTCAAATGCCCGGCCTGACGGGTACGCAACTGCTTCAGGGGCTAATCAACCGTCCGCCCGTGATTCTTATTACGGCCTACGAACAATACGCACTTGAAGGCTTCAACCTTAGCGTACTCGATTATCTGTTAAAGCCCGTTGACTTCAGCCGATTTCTACAGGCCGCACAAAAAGCCCAGCGGTTTATTCAGCCTACCGAACAAATGGCCCCGGCTGCCGATGACTTCTTCTTTGTCAATTCTGATTATTCGCTGGTACGGATTCAGGTTGGCTCGGTCTTATACGTAGAAGGGCTGAAAGATTATGTTAAGATTTATACGACGCAGCATAGCCGCCCGGTACTCTCCCGGATGACACTCAAGGCGATGGAAGAACTGCTGTCCCGGCCCCGATTCGTCCGCATTCATCGGTCATACATCGTCAGTATCAACCATGTGGAGGTAATTCGCAGGCATAAGATTACGCTGGCGGGGGTTAGCATTCCGCTGGGTGAGCAATATGCACCGGGGTTGTATGAACTGCTGAACCTGAACCCACGTACCATCAGCGAGTAG
- a CDS encoding sensor histidine kinase, with protein MTAVALRFPWRIFLAVSGWAMFILLPLLVNPIEPPSKPFWPPPGAISPWKPILFNGIIVGLFYINTLWLIPRILEQRGLKPYMLAVVGCVFLVMALFFGIQATTMGMRFVTFRMVFISIVPSVLILSISTTYKVLSDYHQRQQRQKELENEQLRAELSFLRSQISPHFLFNVLNSIVSLARLRPKDVEPVTIQLAGLLRYMLYESDNVTVRVEQEIDYMHNFIRLERLRSGTKVQIDFTVDVPDQTLLIEPMLLIPFVENAFKHGVGGIANPVVQIGLRSVGTSLYLHVRNRLSDKPAAPPSGIGLRNVTRRLNLLYPDKHDLRIEQAEGWYDVQLTLLLR; from the coding sequence ATGACCGCTGTCGCACTCCGATTTCCCTGGCGTATCTTTCTGGCTGTATCCGGCTGGGCAATGTTTATTTTGCTGCCTTTGCTGGTAAATCCGATTGAGCCACCCTCGAAGCCGTTTTGGCCCCCGCCCGGTGCCATAAGTCCGTGGAAGCCCATTCTGTTTAATGGGATCATTGTTGGCCTGTTCTATATCAATACCTTATGGCTCATTCCGCGCATACTCGAACAGCGGGGCCTAAAGCCATACATGCTGGCTGTTGTTGGGTGCGTATTCCTGGTAATGGCCTTATTTTTTGGCATTCAGGCTACTACAATGGGAATGCGATTCGTTACGTTTCGGATGGTGTTTATATCCATCGTGCCGTCGGTACTGATTTTATCGATTAGCACGACCTACAAAGTGCTGAGCGATTATCACCAGCGGCAGCAGCGGCAGAAGGAGCTGGAAAACGAACAACTCCGCGCCGAACTATCATTCTTACGCTCGCAGATTAGCCCGCATTTTCTGTTCAACGTACTCAACAGCATCGTATCGCTGGCCCGGCTGCGCCCGAAGGATGTGGAACCCGTTACGATTCAACTGGCTGGACTGCTGCGATACATGCTCTATGAGTCAGACAATGTAACAGTACGTGTTGAACAGGAAATCGACTATATGCATAATTTTATAAGACTCGAACGGCTTCGATCAGGCACCAAAGTGCAAATAGATTTTACCGTCGACGTACCCGACCAGACCCTGCTCATTGAACCAATGCTGTTGATTCCGTTCGTTGAAAATGCATTCAAGCATGGCGTAGGGGGCATTGCCAACCCGGTAGTACAGATTGGGCTGCGGTCAGTAGGAACGTCGCTGTACCTGCACGTGCGTAACCGCCTGTCCGACAAGCCCGCTGCACCTCCGTCGGGTATTGGGCTGCGCAATGTAACGCGCCGATTGAATCTGCTTTATCCTGATAAACACGATTTGCGTATCGAACAGGCTGAAGGCTGGTACGATGTGCAGTTAACGTTACTACTGCGTTGA
- a CDS encoding histone H1: protein MARFDEVKNLVMSLEGDFEKFYDKNNQAAGTRVRKGMQELKTLAQAIRAEVQDAKNKDA from the coding sequence ATGGCACGCTTCGATGAAGTAAAGAATCTGGTTATGTCTCTGGAAGGTGATTTCGAGAAGTTCTACGACAAGAACAACCAGGCTGCCGGCACACGCGTTCGGAAGGGGATGCAGGAGTTAAAGACGTTGGCGCAAGCCATTCGTGCCGAAGTTCAGGACGCCAAGAACAAAGATGCCTAA